In Candidatus Vicinibacter proximus, the following are encoded in one genomic region:
- a CDS encoding T9SS type A sorting domain-containing protein → MKIYILRGLIFFSVGISVFLMLALYQPSTIKKPVLFVSRAIPCCGSVYMKSANALPGVGGFSRFQVAAPAYLCILNPDGRMDTLINGAKPGPNSLNLIDISNPLLNWEADKIVFAGLRDGNYVLGNNNLVPREHNAWRIYVIHTDGSGLKQITFEDPMLDLSQFNPAARGVLQGYDDTHPIWLPDGRICFSSTRYRDIGMYNVTRTSNLYVVNEDGSGLHRITSEKNGADRPVVDPLTGKIVFARWWRNFYWPYDPMTTKAHPQYTNGWSYKDGLTSHLDEVIDGQSFMFNNNAFLLSEINPDGSGLKLFSAHYRDVSQNSAYGGSFNADGDFIGNWFPIEHQSESSGFGGIKKYYRGTAKKPIGITGVTSYGNFDYYISDPPSYGIFKGSYAAEPSVTLDGKILHSVAADPLQDYGIYLMNEDGSSKELVLDHPGTTELSAQYVEKRKTPPLVLDKIFAPVSNLPPKGLSDLRQDGSFEFDCRNIFFNGKVDDGILAAPAIGDLSTVRFFADPLMSEQYGSIEALNFPLLYNELPVDDFGRVIERDAPADVPLFEQGRSARSRGYKVSRTGGGIMDGAAHVTGFNYGRPGQKVTCVGCHAGHSIIPVPEDPEELLVCNLAPGARVYVSSKMNDPGYLIDKKNYKASQHWFTPEGISPAGQWINLSWIVPFYAQKIILHNIPDPNRAQVKSCTVRVYEDSAGSTLLEQFDIDNPLSPQGTEILLSKVQKMQSLRIEFKEVTGGIYHWNAATLGEIEVIGSIIPPSRFKEICDCKGKAYGPFRVDSCGQCLLREDPKWNDCLSDVQNPEGNESYLLYPNPVHDELILEGTQVSNPSRINVFDLQGRKMDVWIRNVDHKYLVKTENLKPGVYFIMFQIGTEMILKKWLKV, encoded by the coding sequence ATGAAGATTTACATACTCAGGGGTCTTATATTTTTTAGTGTCGGTATTAGTGTATTTCTTATGCTTGCACTTTACCAACCGTCCACAATTAAGAAGCCTGTATTATTTGTTTCAAGAGCTATTCCTTGTTGTGGTTCGGTGTACATGAAATCAGCCAATGCGCTTCCCGGTGTCGGTGGTTTTTCCAGATTTCAGGTTGCTGCGCCTGCTTATTTATGTATTTTAAACCCGGATGGTCGGATGGATACCCTGATTAATGGAGCAAAACCTGGTCCAAATTCTTTGAATTTAATTGACATCAGCAACCCTTTGTTAAATTGGGAAGCGGATAAAATTGTTTTTGCAGGATTGAGAGATGGGAATTATGTATTGGGCAACAACAACTTAGTTCCAAGGGAACACAATGCCTGGAGAATTTATGTCATTCATACAGACGGCTCTGGATTAAAACAAATTACATTTGAAGATCCTATGTTGGACTTAAGTCAATTTAATCCTGCTGCGCGTGGTGTACTTCAGGGGTATGATGATACTCATCCAATATGGTTGCCTGATGGTAGAATTTGTTTCAGTTCAACGAGATACCGCGACATTGGAATGTACAACGTCACACGCACAAGCAATCTTTATGTAGTGAATGAAGACGGATCTGGTTTGCATAGAATTACTTCAGAAAAAAACGGTGCAGACAGACCTGTTGTCGATCCGCTTACCGGTAAAATAGTTTTCGCCAGATGGTGGCGCAATTTTTACTGGCCCTATGATCCCATGACTACAAAAGCACATCCTCAATACACCAATGGTTGGAGTTATAAAGATGGTCTTACCAGTCATCTGGATGAGGTTATCGACGGACAATCTTTTATGTTCAACAACAATGCATTTTTGCTTTCTGAAATTAATCCGGATGGTAGTGGGCTCAAACTTTTTTCCGCACATTACAGGGATGTTTCTCAAAACAGCGCCTATGGAGGATCTTTTAATGCGGATGGAGATTTTATTGGGAATTGGTTTCCTATTGAACATCAGTCTGAATCCTCTGGCTTTGGCGGCATTAAAAAATATTATCGTGGCACAGCAAAAAAACCAATTGGCATTACGGGAGTGACGAGTTATGGAAATTTTGATTATTACATTAGTGATCCTCCTTCTTATGGAATTTTCAAAGGCAGTTACGCAGCAGAACCTTCGGTAACACTGGATGGTAAAATTTTACATTCGGTTGCTGCAGATCCTTTGCAGGATTATGGAATTTATCTGATGAATGAAGATGGATCTTCTAAGGAATTGGTGTTGGATCATCCCGGTACTACAGAACTATCCGCACAATATGTTGAAAAAAGGAAGACGCCACCTTTGGTTTTGGACAAAATATTTGCTCCGGTTTCTAATTTGCCACCAAAAGGGCTCTCTGATTTGAGGCAGGATGGAAGTTTTGAATTTGATTGCCGCAATATATTTTTTAATGGGAAAGTGGACGATGGAATTCTTGCTGCTCCTGCTATAGGTGATTTATCCACCGTAAGATTCTTTGCAGATCCTTTGATGTCTGAACAATACGGATCTATTGAAGCTCTGAATTTTCCTTTGTTGTATAATGAGTTGCCGGTAGATGATTTCGGCAGAGTGATAGAGCGGGATGCACCTGCAGACGTGCCACTTTTTGAACAAGGTCGATCCGCTCGATCAAGAGGGTATAAAGTAAGTAGAACAGGCGGTGGTATCATGGATGGTGCGGCACATGTCACAGGATTTAATTATGGACGACCAGGTCAGAAAGTGACATGTGTGGGTTGCCATGCAGGACATTCTATTATACCGGTACCAGAAGATCCGGAAGAATTATTGGTTTGTAATCTTGCCCCCGGAGCGCGTGTATATGTATCCAGTAAAATGAATGATCCTGGTTATCTTATAGACAAGAAGAATTATAAAGCTTCTCAACATTGGTTTACTCCGGAAGGTATTTCTCCGGCCGGGCAGTGGATAAATTTAAGTTGGATTGTACCTTTCTATGCACAGAAAATTATTCTTCACAACATACCAGATCCAAATCGTGCTCAAGTCAAATCTTGTACCGTGCGTGTTTATGAAGATTCAGCTGGCAGTACTCTTCTGGAACAGTTTGACATCGACAATCCTCTATCGCCGCAGGGAACCGAAATTCTGTTATCTAAAGTTCAGAAGATGCAATCGCTGAGAATTGAATTTAAAGAAGTAACCGGTGGAATTTATCATTGGAATGCAGCCACGCTGGGTGAAATAGAAGTGATTGGCAGTATTATCCCTCCTTCTAGGTTTAAAGAAATATGCGATTGCAAGGGAAAGGCTTATGGCCCATTCCGGGTGGACTCTTGTGGACAATGTTTGCTTAGGGAAGATCCAAAATGGAACGATTGTCTAAGCGATGTACAAAATCCAGAAGGTAATGAGAGTTACCTGCTTTATCCAAATCCAGTGCATGATGAATTGATTTTGGAAGGCACGCAAGTTTCCAATCCTTCACGCATAAATGTATTCGACCTTCAGGGAAGAAAGATGGATGTTTGGATAAGAAATGTAGATCATAAATATCTTGTGAAAACAGAAAATTTAAAACCCGGAGTGTATTTTATCATGTTCCAAATTGGTACAGAAATGATACTTAAAAAATGGTTAAAAGTCTAA
- the galE gene encoding UDP-glucose 4-epimerase GalE yields MSRILVTGGCGYIGSHTIVDLIRSGYEVLSLDSLVNSDENVLSGIEAITGKRIDNVRIDLKSSDAIHELRALEGNFDGVIHFAALKSVGDSTRNPLEYYRNNVDGLINILYWVKERKIPWFIFSSSCTVYGDTDRLPVVEDLPFLPAGSPYGRTKQMCELILADVYHTFGTDQKAISLRYFNPAGAHESYLIGESPINDPQNLVPIITETAFGKRPFFTVFGTDYPTRDGSCIRDYIHVMDLARAHTLALDYLKAGNQTEPVDAFNLGIGDGVSVLEAIKAFEEVNNIRLSYKLGSRRAGDLPAVYANIDKAAKLLNWHPQKSIEDIMSDAWTWEQKRNLY; encoded by the coding sequence ATGAGCAGAATACTGGTGACCGGAGGCTGTGGCTATATAGGGAGCCATACCATTGTGGATCTTATCCGCTCAGGATACGAGGTCTTAAGTCTGGATAGCCTCGTGAATAGTGATGAAAACGTATTGTCCGGTATTGAAGCAATTACAGGGAAAAGAATCGACAATGTCAGGATAGATCTGAAATCTTCCGATGCAATCCACGAGTTAAGGGCATTGGAAGGGAATTTTGATGGCGTAATACATTTTGCTGCCTTAAAATCTGTGGGAGATTCGACCCGAAATCCACTCGAATATTACCGCAACAATGTAGACGGATTAATCAATATTTTATATTGGGTAAAGGAGAGGAAAATTCCTTGGTTTATTTTTTCCTCTTCATGCACCGTTTATGGTGATACAGATCGATTACCTGTGGTGGAAGATCTACCCTTTTTACCCGCCGGATCACCATATGGCCGTACCAAGCAAATGTGTGAACTCATCCTTGCAGATGTCTACCATACCTTTGGAACTGATCAAAAAGCTATTTCCCTACGCTATTTCAATCCTGCAGGTGCACATGAATCGTACCTCATAGGAGAGTCACCTATAAATGATCCCCAGAATCTGGTTCCTATTATTACAGAAACAGCTTTTGGTAAAAGGCCCTTCTTTACGGTCTTTGGAACGGATTATCCTACCCGGGACGGATCCTGTATTCGGGATTATATTCATGTGATGGATCTGGCAAGAGCCCATACACTGGCATTAGATTATTTAAAAGCAGGAAATCAAACTGAACCTGTAGATGCGTTTAACCTTGGCATTGGGGATGGGGTAAGTGTTTTGGAAGCCATCAAAGCCTTTGAAGAAGTAAATAACATTCGGCTCTCTTACAAATTAGGTTCTCGAAGGGCCGGAGATCTCCCTGCAGTTTATGCCAACATAGATAAGGCCGCAAAATTGTTGAATTGGCATCCTCAAAAGTCCATTGAGGATATCATGTCGGATGCATGGACCTGGGAACAAAAAAGAAATTTGTACTAA
- a CDS encoding aminopeptidase gives MSWIEKYGKLLADYSLYLKPGELVYVRSNTLAEPLIKAFYKEAVSRGAHVEVELGFEGQEELLLQYGQEEQLKRINQNSIELIKNCNAYLLIRAPYIPMNMPEPDAEKVKLRTKAQAEFSEIYFKRLGDGSLKRSLCQYPTEFGAKQAEMTLEEYTQFILKACFLDRELPAEHWKTLSNIQQKYVDVLNSCDHMSYEHRNWKINFRVAGRTWINSDGKSNMPSGEVFTSPHEDSVSGEIFFDYPSFMMGKDVKGVKLHVSDGVISEWSAEQGQDILDKVFAIEGARKFGEVAIGTNTNISRATRNILFDEKIGGTVHMAVGQSYYQCGGKNQSAIHWDLITDMRDGGKIFADGKMIYENGRFLI, from the coding sequence ATGAGTTGGATTGAAAAATACGGAAAGCTGCTTGCAGATTATTCCTTGTATCTAAAACCCGGTGAATTAGTTTATGTGCGAAGTAATACTCTTGCCGAGCCATTGATAAAGGCATTTTATAAAGAAGCGGTCAGTCGTGGTGCACATGTGGAAGTAGAGCTTGGTTTCGAAGGTCAGGAAGAATTGCTATTACAATATGGTCAAGAAGAGCAGTTAAAACGTATCAATCAAAATTCAATTGAATTGATCAAAAATTGCAATGCGTATTTACTGATCAGAGCACCCTATATACCCATGAATATGCCTGAGCCGGATGCTGAGAAAGTGAAGTTGCGGACGAAAGCCCAGGCTGAATTCAGTGAGATTTATTTCAAGCGTTTGGGCGATGGGAGTCTTAAGAGAAGTTTATGCCAATATCCCACAGAATTTGGCGCGAAGCAGGCGGAGATGACCTTGGAGGAATACACACAATTTATTCTCAAAGCTTGTTTTCTGGATCGCGAATTGCCTGCTGAACACTGGAAAACACTGAGTAACATTCAGCAGAAATATGTGGATGTACTGAATTCTTGTGATCATATGAGTTATGAGCATCGCAATTGGAAAATTAATTTCAGGGTAGCGGGACGTACCTGGATAAATTCAGATGGTAAATCCAACATGCCATCGGGAGAAGTTTTTACCAGTCCTCATGAAGACAGCGTCTCCGGTGAAATATTTTTTGACTACCCCTCTTTTATGATGGGAAAGGATGTGAAAGGGGTAAAGCTTCATGTTTCCGATGGCGTGATTTCAGAATGGTCCGCAGAACAAGGTCAGGATATTCTGGATAAAGTATTTGCCATCGAGGGTGCCAGAAAATTTGGGGAAGTTGCAATTGGCACCAATACCAATATCAGCCGCGCCACCCGCAATATTTTATTTGACGAGAAAATTGGAGGAACCGTGCATATGGCTGTTGGACAATCCTACTATCAATGTGGTGGCAAAAACCAATCTGCCATTCATTGGGATTTGATAACCGATATGCGCGACGGAGGTAAAATATTTGCCGACGGAAAAATGATTTATGAAAATGGCCGATTCTTGATTTAA